The genomic segment TGGTGGAGGTATCTAATAGGGATACGAGGCAATATGTAATGAAAGATCCTTTTCATGCACGCGCAGAGATCCATAAAAACAGGACTTATTCGATATGTTGGATTACATTAAGAGGTTATTTGAAATCAAGAATAATGTGAGCGGGGCGTTGAAGGCCAAGATTTCATGTTCGCATGAAAAATCCAGTCCGCTGCACAGACTGCCGGGTGCCGAATCTTGTCCGTTAAGGTTGTTTTCATTCTGGGATGGTGCAGATGCTGAGCTCAGGCTGATTCAGGTGTTATCAGCTGTTTTGCATAAACGAGCGCGCGGCTTCCGTGAGGTTCATGTGTGGAGTGTATTTGGCCCCCCTCCCTCTGCGCGGAAATCTCAAGACTGCCTTCGGGTTCAGTTTTCAGGTGAAGCGCATTACCATGATCCTTTGTTGTTTGACGTCAACTTGATTCCGTCAATTCCCGGGCGTGGTGTTGTGCCGCTAACATTGTTTGCGCTTGAGATGATGAAGCATACGTCGTTGCCTGATTTTTGCGCAGAGCGTTCGATCTCTCAGGTCGATTATGCCCGTAAAAAATTCTGCCTATTTGTGGTTAGTAATGACAAGGCTAGGGAACGAATCGAGTTCTTTGAACAACTCTCGCGATATAAGGCCGTAGATTCGTGGGGAGATGTCATGAATAACCAGAGGGGTGGGCGTCCTCCTGGTAAATGGTGGGAAAAAGAGTACTTGGATTTTATTGGGCAATATCGGTTCATGATTTGTTTTGAAAATACGGCAAAGGATTTCTATCTTACGGAGAAATTGATGAACGCCTATGCGGGGGGGGCAATTCCGGTATATTGGGGCTGTCCACAGGCGAAGGATTTGCTTAATGATTCGGCTTTTTTGGAGATCAATGGGCCGTATTCCAAGCGTAAGGCAGACGAGGTCATTAAGAAAATTATGGAGTATGAAAGCAGTTATTCTGCCTATAGGGCGGTTTATGAGAATTCGCTTTTCAAGCGAGGAAGTATTCCGCCCCTCTTTGACCGTCATGGGCTGGCAGATCTTGTTGATCAATGCCGCTAGTCGCCGGATAAACTAATGGCTGAAGTTCTTTTGCGGGAGTGAATATATGAAAAAACTAATCAAGCAGCTGCTCGGAACGGGTGTACTGGT from the bacterium genome contains:
- a CDS encoding glycosyltransferase family 10; amino-acid sequence: MLDYIKRLFEIKNNVSGALKAKISCSHEKSSPLHRLPGAESCPLRLFSFWDGADAELRLIQVLSAVLHKRARGFREVHVWSVFGPPPSARKSQDCLRVQFSGEAHYHDPLLFDVNLIPSIPGRGVVPLTLFALEMMKHTSLPDFCAERSISQVDYARKKFCLFVVSNDKARERIEFFEQLSRYKAVDSWGDVMNNQRGGRPPGKWWEKEYLDFIGQYRFMICFENTAKDFYLTEKLMNAYAGGAIPVYWGCPQAKDLLNDSAFLEINGPYSKRKADEVIKKIMEYESSYSAYRAVYENSLFKRGSIPPLFDRHGLADLVDQCR